ATGTTGCTGAACGTGTACATGAACTGACTGATGGGGTCGGTGTAAACGTTGTATTTGACAGTGTAGGCAAGGATACGTTTATGGCTTCCCTTGACTCACTGAAACGCCGTGGTCTGTTGGTTTGCGTAGGTACTGCATCTGGCCCAATTCCAGACTTCAATCCGGTTTTACTGGCAATGAAAGGTTCATTGTTTATTACTCGTCCGGCATTGGCAGATTACATTGCCGATCCGGTTGAAAAACAGGAACTGGCAGATGAGTTATTCGATCATGTGGCCAGTGGCCGTATCAAAATTGAAATCAATCAGCGTTATGAACTCAAGGATGCTGTTCAGGCACACCGTGATCTTGAAGCACGTAAAACCACAGGTTCATCTATTTTCGTAATTTAAGAATTTTGCTGGAAAGGATTTCTTATGCAAATTGAAAAATTAAGCTGCCATATCGGGGCAGAAATCAGCGGCATCAATGTGGCCGATGCGATTCATGATGATGACTTGTTTTCAGAGATTCGCAGTAATTTATTGCAGCACCGTGTTTTATTTTTAAGAGATCAAGATATTACACGTGCAGAGCATGTGGCCTTTGCTGAGCGTTTTGGTCAACTGGAAGATCACCCGGCTTTGGGGAGTCACCCTGAACATCCGGGTCTGGTGCAAATTTATAAAAACCCGGACAGTCCAATCGACCGTTATGAAAATTCCTGGCATAGCGATGCCAGCTGGCGAAAAATTCCGCCGATGGGCTGTGTGCTGCGCTGTATTGAATGCCCACCGGTCGGTGGTGACACTATGTGGACCAACATGGTGCTGGCTTATGAAAATCTGCCAGAAAATATTAAAGAAAAAATAGCCGATTTACGGGCTTATCATAGTATTGAGGCGAGTTTCGGTGCTGCTATGCCGATCGAAAAGCGGCTGGCATTAAAAGCCCAGTATCCAGATGCAGAGCATCCTGTAGTACGCACCCATCCGGAAACCAGTGAAAAAATTTTATATGTAAATGCATTCACGACACATTTAAGTAATTTTCATAGGCTTTGTTGCATAAAGGTTTGAAAGGCTGAGTTCCCTTAAGCTACTCAAATTTAAGAGACAACTTGGGTATGAGGGCGACCTAATTCTGTGAATTTATTCAAGACTGCTATGCGTGCATGGATCTCATTCACCTGACTTGGAAAACTCCGCGCTGTTAATTTATCGCCTAATAATTTGATGCAATGCATCTTGGTTTCAACCAAACTTCGACGGTGATAACCAGACCACTTTTTCCAAAGCGATCTGCCTAGCCGTTTGACTGTCTTTAATAATTCGTTCCGCTCTATAGACCTCGCTTGCTGATCCTTCCAAGGCTTTGCATTCTTTCTAGGTGGAATGATCGCATGTGCATCTCGATCTAAAATGACTTGTCGGCAGTGCTTTGTGTCATAAGCACCATCTGTATAAACAGAATCAATTGGTTCATCCAAGGGAATTTGAGCAAGTAAATCTTCGAGTACTTGAGAATCACTGACATTATTTGTGGTGAGTTGTACTGCACGTATTTGCAGGGTTTTAGCATCTATAGCAATGTGAAGCTTACGCCATTGGCGACGATATTCAGCCCCATGTTTCTTGCGTTTCCATTCACCTTCACCAAGAAACTTCAAACCAGTAGAGTCTACGAGTAGATGCAGTCCATCACTACTTTTTTGATAGCTAATCGCAATATCAATATGCTTTTGTCTACGACAAAGGGTGGAATAATCCGGAGCTGTCCAATCTAATCCAGAGAGTTTAATCAGACTTTGAACAAAACCTGTGACCATACGTAAAGAGAGTCGGAATAGTAATTTGATCATTAAGCAGCATTGAATCGCTGTATCGGAGTAGGTTTGATTTCGACCTTGCTTGCCTTGTGATTGTGCATACCACTGAGTCTTTGGATCAAACCAAATGGAAATATTACCTCGGTTAATTAAGGCTCGGTTATAGGATGACCAATTGGTTGTACGGTAGATTTTAGAGGCAGGCTTATTCATTTTGAAATTATATTGCTGAATAAGCTTTTGATGCTAGGTTTGTGCAACAAAGCCCACCCTTTGAAGCAGATATGCGAGCCGGTACAGCCGATGTCTATCATCATGAAATGCCGGGTGGTCAGTATACCAATCTGCGTGAACAGGCGCGTTCGCTGGGCATTGAAGAACGCTGGTCGGAAGTCTCGGATGCCTATGCACAAGTTAACTTGCTGTTTGGTGACATTATTAAAGTTACCCCAACTTCTAAAGTGGTCGGGGATATGGCTTTGTATATGGTGTCCAACAATCTCAAGCCTGAAGACATTCATAATCCGGAGCTTGAGATTAATTTCCCTGAATCCGTAGTTTCACTGTTTAAAGGGGAACTAGGGACACCGGCATCCGGTTTTCCGCAAGCATTACAGCATAAGGTCTTAAAAGGTACAGCGCCTTTAAGTGATCGTCCGGGTGCTGTTATGCCCTCTGTTCAGCTGGAGAGTGAAAAAGTCAGGCTTGAAAATCTCTTTGGTCAGGTGATCACCGAACAGGAACTGGCATCCTATCTCATGTATCCGAAAGTCTTTAGCGACTTTATGCAGCACAAACAGAAATATGGGACGACTTCAAGCATTCCCTCTTCAGCCTTCT
The nucleotide sequence above comes from Acinetobacter sp. 10FS3-1. Encoded proteins:
- a CDS encoding IS5 family transposase; this translates as MNKPASKIYRTTNWSSYNRALINRGNISIWFDPKTQWYAQSQGKQGRNQTYSDTAIQCCLMIKLLFRLSLRMVTGFVQSLIKLSGLDWTAPDYSTLCRRQKHIDIAISYQKSSDGLHLLVDSTGLKFLGEGEWKRKKHGAEYRRQWRKLHIAIDAKTLQIRAVQLTTNNVSDSQVLEDLLAQIPLDEPIDSVYTDGAYDTKHCRQVILDRDAHAIIPPRKNAKPWKDQQARSIERNELLKTVKRLGRSLWKKWSGYHRRSLVETKMHCIKLLGDKLTARSFPSQVNEIHARIAVLNKFTELGRPHTQVVS
- a CDS encoding biotin/lipoyl-containing protein codes for the protein MQQSPPFEADMRAGTADVYHHEMPGGQYTNLREQARSLGIEERWSEVSDAYAQVNLLFGDIIKVTPTSKVVGDMALYMVSNNLKPEDIHNPELEINFPESVVSLFKGELGTPASGFPQALQHKVLKGTAPLSDRPGAVMPSVQLESEKVRLENLFGQVITEQELASYLMYPKVFSDFMQHKQKYGTTSSIPSSAFFYGLKEQTPVEIEIEHGKTLEIKLLGRSEAKEGIIDLFVELNGQLRLIQVRQANQKETSAHPQADQLNPKHIGASMSGMISTVPVKSGQSVKKGDTLFTIEAMKMELAIKAEQDCQIEQVLMNPGKQVRNMDLVLVVH